Proteins encoded together in one Rana temporaria chromosome 6, aRanTem1.1, whole genome shotgun sequence window:
- the LOC120943082 gene encoding protein ADP-ribosylarginine hydrolase-like isoform X2 — protein MDANAPSCDLYVSAMLLSAAGDALGYRNQLWEFCKNGAQIHRELRDLGGLPKITASLPDWPVSDDTVLHLATAESLATGKLGEDLYHELAKRYVSAMSDMEGRKPGPTSILGTSQLRPGEPGGYRIPFNPSATGCGAAMRAMCIGLRFPRPSELPLLVAISVESGKMTHNHPTGYLGSLASALFTALAVQRVPLELWGLRLLESLPVALEYIRSTGKDAECHVEVWDYFQESWERYLSERGLSQGTGPAVFPPLYGPEERDKEYTRWCLDDWAGRSGHDAPMIAYDALLGAGDSWEELCSRSMFHGGDSDSTGVIAGCCWGALYGLSGVPKGNYSELEYRERLEGAARSLHKLAWPGH, from the exons ATGGACGCCAA CGCACCGTCCTGCGACTTGTACGTGTCGGCCATGCTGCTCAGCGCCGCCGGGGACGCTCTGGGCTACAGGAACCAGCTGTGGGAATTTTGCAAAAACGGAGCCCAAATTCACAGGGAGCTGAGAGAtctgggggggctgccgaaaataacCGCGTCTTTACCGGACTGGCCGGTCAGCGATGACACCGTGCTCCACTTGGCAACCGCCGAGAGCCTGGCCACAG GGAAGCTGGGTGAGGACTTGTACCATGAGCTCGCTAAGAGATACGTGTCTGCCATGTCCGATATGGAGGGGAGGAAGCCTGGACCTACCAGTATTCTGG GGACCTCTCAGTTGCGTCCCGGAGAACCTGGAGGATACCGCATCCCATTTAACCCTTCCGCGACCGGATGTGGAGCAGCGATGAGAGCCATGTGTATAGGACTCAG ATTTCCCCGACCGTCGGAGCTGCCTCTCCTGGTTGCGATCAGTGTGGAGAGCGGAAAAATGACTCACAACCACCCCACAG ggtaccTTGGATCTCTGGCATCGGCCCTCTTTACAGCTCTGGCGGTACAGagggtccccctggaattatggggGTTGCGTTTGTTGGAGTCTCTTCCTGTGGCTCTGGAGTATATCCGCTCCACAGGGAAGGATGCGGAGTGCCACGTGGAAGTGTGGGATTACTTCCAAGAAAGCTGGGAGAG GTACCTATCAGAGAGAGGTCTATCTCAGGGTACCGGACCAGCTGTGTTCCCACCTCTGTACGGTCCTGAAGAGAGGGACAAGGAGTACACTCGCTGGTGTTTGGATGACTGGGCGGGGAGGAGTGGCCATGATGCTCCAATGATCGCATACGATGCTCTGTTGGGGGCAGGGGACTCGTGGGAGGAGCTATGTAGTCGCTCTATGTTCCATGGAG GTGACAGTGACTCCACGGGCGTGATTGCCGGCTGTTGCTGGGGGGCTCTGTATGGACTCTCCGGGGTACCGAAGGGGAATTACAGCGAGTTGGAATACAGAGAACGACTGGAAGGCGCAGCTAGATCGCTGCACAAGCTGGCCTGGCCTGGACACTGA
- the LOC120943082 gene encoding protein ADP-ribosylarginine hydrolase-like isoform X1: protein MDANAPSCDLYVSAMLLSAAGDALGYRNQLWEYCKSGAQIHRELRDLGGLPKITASLPDWPVSDDTVLHLATGESLATGKLGEDLYHELAKRYVSAMSDMEGRKPGPTSILGTSQLRPGEPGGYRIPFNPSATGCGAAMRAMCIGLRFPRPSELPLLVAISVESGKMTHNHPTGYLGSLASALFTALAVQRVPLELWGLRLLESLPVALEYIRSTGKDAECHVEVWDYFQESWERYLSERGLSQGTGPAVFPPLYGPEERDKEYTRWCLDDWAGRSGHDAPMIAYDALLGAGDSWEELCSRSMFHGGDSDSTGVIAGCCWGALYGLSGVPKGNYSELEYRERLEGAARSLHKLAWPGH, encoded by the exons ATGGACGCCAA CGCACCGTCCTGCGACTTGTACGTGTCGGCCATGCTGCTCAGCGCCGCCGGGGACGCTCTGGGCTACAGGAACCAGCTGTGGGAATACTGCAAATCCGGAGCCCAAATTCACAGGGAGCTGAGAGAtctgggggggctgccgaaaataacCGCGTCTCTACCGGACTGGCCGGTCAGCGATGACACCGTGCTCCACTTGGCAACCGGCGAGAGCCTGGCCACAG GGAAGCTGGGTGAGGACTTGTACCATGAGCTCGCTAAGAGATACGTGTCTGCCATGTCCGATATGGAGGGGAGGAAGCCTGGACCTACCAGTATTCTGG GGACCTCTCAGTTGCGTCCCGGAGAACCTGGAGGATACCGCATCCCATTTAACCCTTCCGCGACCGGATGTGGAGCAGCGATGAGAGCCATGTGTATAGGACTCAG ATTTCCCCGACCGTCGGAGCTGCCTCTCCTGGTTGCGATCAGTGTGGAGAGCGGAAAAATGACTCACAACCACCCCACAG ggtaccTTGGATCTCTGGCATCGGCCCTCTTTACAGCTCTGGCGGTACAGagggtccccctggaattatggggGTTGCGTTTGTTGGAGTCTCTTCCTGTGGCTCTGGAGTATATCCGCTCCACAGGGAAGGATGCGGAGTGCCACGTGGAAGTGTGGGATTACTTCCAAGAAAGCTGGGAGAG GTACCTATCAGAGAGAGGTCTATCTCAGGGTACCGGACCAGCTGTGTTCCCACCTCTGTACGGTCCTGAAGAGAGGGACAAGGAGTACACTCGCTGGTGTTTGGATGACTGGGCGGGGAGGAGTGGCCATGATGCTCCAATGATCGCATACGATGCTCTGTTGGGGGCAGGGGACTCGTGGGAGGAGCTATGTAGTCGCTCTATGTTCCATGGAG GTGACAGTGACTCCACGGGCGTGATTGCCGGCTGTTGCTGGGGGGCTCTGTATGGACTCTCCGGGGTACCGAAGGGGAATTACAGCGAGTTGGAATACAGAGAACGACTGGAAGGCGCAGCTAGATCGCTGCACAAGCTGGCCTGGCCTGGACACTGA